One Amycolatopsis thermophila DNA segment encodes these proteins:
- a CDS encoding AMP-binding protein has product MIIRSPFPDIDIPDVTLTELLFGAAPSDAPALIDPDGDVTTRRRLDDRVRRIAAGLHARGIGQGCVVGLFAPNSPGWVAAFHGILRANAIVTSANVLYTADELAHQLSDSRARLLVTTAGLLDVATAAAEKAGIEEILTLDHAPGHLRIDSLPGAAPPPLLAGPGDVAVLPYSSGTTGRAKGVVLTHRNLVANVLQFSRMGRTSADTVLLAVLPLFHIYGMTVLMNHALHQRVPLVTMPRFDLAGMLRLIERHRVTKLYIAPPTALLLAKSPLVDEADLSSVELVFSGAAPLDGELARAVARRLGCSIRQGYGMTEMSPVSHAIPQDRPDIDPASVGFALPNVECRLVDPVTGHDAGRGELWVRGPNVMSGYLDNPVATAATLDAEGWLRTGDIATVTADGVFSIVDRVKELIKYKGYQVPPAELEALLLAHGDIDDAAVVGVLDEEGEEVPKAFVVRRPGARLDAAEVMAYVAGRVAPHKKVRRVEFLDAIPKSASGKILRATLRAAGQR; this is encoded by the coding sequence ATGATCATCCGCAGTCCGTTCCCGGACATCGACATCCCGGACGTCACCCTCACCGAGCTGCTCTTCGGTGCGGCACCGTCCGATGCGCCGGCCCTGATCGACCCGGACGGTGACGTGACGACCCGGCGCCGGCTGGACGATCGCGTCCGGCGGATCGCCGCCGGGCTGCACGCCCGCGGGATCGGCCAGGGGTGCGTCGTCGGGTTGTTCGCGCCGAACTCGCCCGGGTGGGTCGCGGCCTTCCACGGAATTCTGCGCGCGAACGCGATTGTGACCAGCGCGAACGTGTTGTACACAGCCGATGAACTGGCGCACCAGCTCAGCGATTCGCGGGCCCGGCTGCTGGTCACCACGGCGGGGCTCCTCGACGTCGCCACCGCGGCCGCCGAGAAGGCCGGCATCGAGGAGATCCTGACCCTGGACCACGCGCCGGGGCACCTGCGGATCGACTCGCTCCCCGGTGCGGCGCCTCCGCCGCTGCTCGCCGGTCCGGGGGACGTCGCGGTGCTGCCGTACTCCTCCGGCACCACCGGCCGGGCTAAGGGAGTCGTGCTGACGCACCGGAACCTGGTGGCCAACGTGCTGCAGTTCTCCCGGATGGGCCGGACGTCGGCGGACACGGTGCTGCTCGCCGTGCTGCCGCTGTTCCACATCTACGGCATGACCGTGCTGATGAACCACGCGCTGCACCAGCGCGTTCCGCTGGTCACGATGCCGCGGTTCGACCTGGCCGGGATGCTCCGGCTGATCGAGCGGCACCGGGTTACCAAGCTCTACATCGCGCCGCCGACCGCCCTGCTGCTGGCGAAGAGCCCGCTCGTGGACGAGGCGGACCTCTCCAGTGTGGAACTGGTGTTCAGCGGGGCGGCCCCGCTCGACGGCGAACTGGCGCGGGCGGTCGCACGGCGCCTGGGGTGCTCGATCCGGCAGGGCTACGGCATGACCGAGATGTCGCCGGTCTCGCACGCCATCCCGCAGGACCGGCCGGACATCGACCCCGCGAGTGTCGGCTTCGCTCTGCCGAACGTCGAGTGCCGGCTCGTGGACCCGGTCACGGGCCACGACGCCGGCCGGGGTGAGCTGTGGGTCCGCGGACCCAACGTGATGTCCGGTTACCTGGACAACCCCGTCGCGACGGCGGCCACGCTCGACGCCGAGGGCTGGCTGCGGACCGGTGACATCGCGACCGTGACCGCGGACGGTGTGTTCTCCATCGTCGACCGGGTCAAGGAACTGATCAAGTACAAGGGCTACCAGGTGCCACCCGCCGAGCTGGAGGCCCTGCTGCTGGCCCACGGCGACATCGACGACGCGGCGGTGGTCGGCGTGCTCGACGAGGAAGGGGAGGAGGTCCCGAAGGCGTTCGTGGTCCGCCGCCCCGGCGCCCGGCTCGACGCCGCGGAGGTCATGGCCTACGTCGCCGGCCGCGTCGCACCCCACAAGAAGGTCCGCCGCGTCGAATTCCTCGACGCGATCCCGAAATCCGCGTCGGGCAAGATCCTGCGCGCCACGCTGCGGGCGGCCGGGCAGCGGTGA
- a CDS encoding MFS transporter produces the protein MAETTTSPGTVAGVTTKPSARRAALAGGVGTLIEYYDFSVYAFLAVTVGPLFFPSSKPAVSVLLTLAVFGSAYVMRPLGGWFFGRLGDRRGRRQALVVTVVTMGVFSGLLGILPTYASAGVVAPVLLVLVRLAQGFSAGGEIGGAATYVAESAPAGKRGLFGSLTPVGSTLGFSVAAAIVGLMTAVTTSEQMVAWGWRVPFLISLPLAAVCLWVRVRLEDTAEFAEMAHRSEVVRSPLLAVVKEKPLAVLRVIGIAIAMNGTGYIGLTYFSTYLIQTQGFGKQAVYWASAIGIALACATYPLAGMLTDRFGRKPVLITAYVSYLVIAWPAFALLGATSSIVVVTVIYVVYMALNGLAQVPAFPQFTELFPRRIRYTGVALGFNLGTIIAGGSAPYVAAQLVESTGNPMSPAFWVLGVAVVGLITVLTLHETGRDRLPV, from the coding sequence ATGGCCGAAACCACCACCTCACCGGGCACCGTGGCCGGAGTGACCACGAAACCGTCCGCACGGCGCGCCGCGTTGGCCGGCGGCGTCGGCACGCTGATCGAGTACTACGACTTCAGCGTGTACGCCTTCCTCGCGGTCACCGTGGGCCCGTTGTTCTTCCCGAGCTCGAAACCGGCGGTCTCGGTGCTGCTGACCCTGGCCGTCTTCGGATCGGCCTACGTGATGCGGCCACTGGGTGGCTGGTTCTTCGGCCGGCTCGGCGACCGCCGCGGTCGTCGGCAGGCGCTCGTCGTCACCGTGGTCACCATGGGTGTGTTCTCCGGGCTGCTGGGCATCCTGCCCACCTACGCCTCCGCCGGTGTCGTCGCGCCCGTGCTGCTCGTGCTCGTCCGGCTCGCGCAGGGGTTCTCGGCCGGTGGCGAGATCGGCGGCGCCGCCACCTACGTCGCCGAATCCGCGCCCGCGGGCAAGCGCGGCTTGTTCGGCTCGCTCACCCCGGTCGGCTCGACTCTCGGGTTCTCCGTCGCCGCTGCCATCGTGGGGTTGATGACGGCCGTGACCACGTCCGAGCAGATGGTGGCGTGGGGATGGCGGGTGCCGTTCCTGATCTCGCTGCCACTGGCCGCGGTGTGCCTGTGGGTGCGGGTGCGGCTGGAGGACACGGCCGAATTCGCGGAGATGGCACACCGGTCGGAGGTCGTGCGCAGCCCGCTGCTCGCCGTGGTGAAGGAGAAGCCGCTGGCGGTGCTCCGGGTGATCGGGATCGCGATCGCGATGAACGGCACCGGCTACATCGGACTGACCTACTTCTCCACCTACCTGATCCAGACTCAGGGGTTCGGCAAGCAGGCCGTGTACTGGGCCTCCGCGATCGGGATCGCGCTCGCCTGCGCCACCTACCCACTGGCCGGGATGCTCACCGACCGCTTCGGGCGCAAACCGGTGCTGATCACCGCCTACGTGTCCTACCTGGTCATCGCCTGGCCCGCGTTCGCGTTGCTCGGGGCGACGTCGAGCATCGTGGTCGTCACGGTGATCTACGTGGTGTACATGGCGCTGAACGGGTTGGCTCAGGTGCCGGCGTTCCCGCAGTTCACCGAGCTGTTCCCGCGCCGGATCCGCTACACCGGGGTGGCGCTCGGGTTCAACCTCGGGACGATCATCGCCGGCGGGTCGGCGCCGTACGTCGCGGCACAGCTCGTCGAGAGCACCGGCAACCCGATGTCCCCCGCGTTCTGGGTGCTGGGTGTGGCCGTGGTCGGCCTGATCACGGTGCTGACGCTGCACGAGACCGGCCGCGATCGGCTGCCGGTCTGA
- a CDS encoding isocitrate lyase/PEP mutase family protein: protein MELREMISDRLVFAPGVWDGLTARLAEQAGFSALCASGFAISAALGYPDAELYTMSENLGAVRTIREASDLPLIADIDTGYGNAVNAARTARRFADAGVAAVFLEDQRSPKRCPLIPGAEVELTDLAEAEGKVRAVKDAAGDMIVIARTDAKGEEALRRAEAYVRAGADMIMPVTKTFASVEEWARCHERTGVPLMATLTASAWTEREFTPEVMEQIGVRIALLPTQVLMAVTGAAQSALRRLAAGEPPADVSADALPHHDFVALIGMDEIERQQHKYLPAEV, encoded by the coding sequence GTGGAACTGCGCGAGATGATCTCCGACCGGCTGGTGTTCGCCCCTGGCGTCTGGGACGGGCTGACCGCCCGGCTCGCCGAACAGGCGGGGTTCTCCGCGCTGTGCGCCTCGGGCTTCGCGATCTCGGCCGCGCTCGGCTACCCCGACGCGGAGCTGTACACGATGTCGGAAAACCTGGGCGCCGTCCGGACGATCCGGGAGGCCAGCGACCTGCCGCTGATCGCTGACATCGACACCGGCTACGGCAACGCCGTCAACGCCGCGCGCACCGCTCGCCGGTTCGCCGACGCCGGTGTCGCGGCGGTGTTCCTCGAGGACCAGCGTTCGCCCAAGCGCTGCCCGCTCATCCCCGGAGCCGAGGTGGAGCTGACCGACCTCGCCGAGGCCGAGGGCAAGGTGCGTGCGGTCAAGGACGCGGCCGGGGACATGATCGTCATCGCGCGGACCGACGCGAAGGGCGAGGAGGCTCTCCGCCGCGCCGAGGCCTACGTCCGCGCCGGCGCGGACATGATCATGCCGGTCACCAAGACGTTCGCCAGCGTCGAGGAATGGGCGCGTTGCCACGAGCGGACCGGTGTCCCGCTGATGGCCACCCTCACCGCGTCGGCCTGGACCGAGCGCGAGTTCACGCCCGAGGTGATGGAGCAGATCGGCGTGCGGATCGCGCTGCTGCCCACCCAGGTCCTGATGGCGGTGACCGGGGCGGCGCAATCCGCTCTGCGCCGGCTCGCGGCGGGCGAACCACCCGCCGACGTGAGCGCGGACGCCCTGCCGCACCACGATTTCGTCGCCCTCATCGGGATGGACGAGATCGAGCGCCAGCAGCACAAGTACCTGCCGGCGGAGGTCTGA
- a CDS encoding IclR family transcriptional regulator, translating into MTTGPTLIGSVQRALHLLDAVGASERPVTAKALARGVGLPLPTTYHLLRTLLHEGYLRKLDDGYVLGEQVGALRKRNSLHALLPKIRPVLRALRDEVRGAAYLSLYSGGEIKLIDIVDAPDAPSVDLWVGVQEAAHATAFGKCILSCLDPDARRDHLSRYRLADLTPHTITDTRVLEQRLAEGGGVFNDREEYLLGTACLATPVRAPGVVGAVAISLPARRLPSVEPVSLERASRRVSRAFALLS; encoded by the coding sequence ATGACCACTGGACCGACACTGATCGGTTCCGTACAGCGTGCGCTGCACCTGCTCGACGCGGTCGGCGCGAGCGAACGTCCGGTCACGGCCAAGGCGCTCGCCCGCGGTGTCGGTCTCCCGTTGCCGACGACCTACCACCTCCTGCGCACCCTGCTCCACGAGGGTTATCTGCGCAAGCTGGACGACGGCTACGTGCTGGGCGAGCAGGTCGGCGCCCTGCGGAAGCGCAACTCCCTGCACGCGCTGCTGCCGAAGATCCGGCCGGTGCTGCGGGCGCTACGCGACGAGGTGCGCGGCGCGGCCTACCTGTCGCTGTACTCGGGCGGCGAGATCAAGCTGATCGACATCGTCGACGCCCCCGACGCGCCTTCGGTGGACCTGTGGGTGGGCGTGCAGGAGGCGGCGCACGCGACCGCGTTCGGGAAGTGCATCCTGTCGTGCCTGGACCCCGACGCCCGGCGCGACCACCTCTCGCGGTACCGGCTGGCCGACCTCACCCCGCACACCATCACCGACACGCGCGTGCTCGAACAGCGGCTGGCCGAAGGCGGCGGGGTCTTCAACGACCGCGAAGAGTACCTGCTGGGCACGGCCTGCCTGGCCACGCCGGTCCGGGCGCCCGGGGTCGTCGGCGCGGTGGCGATCTCGCTGCCCGCGCGCCGGCTGCCCTCGGTCGAGCCGGTGTCGCTGGAGCGGGCGTCGCGACGGGTGTCGCGCGCCTTCGCGCTGCTCTCCTGA
- a CDS encoding thiamine pyrophosphate-dependent dehydrogenase E1 component subunit alpha, which produces MEPDGRLGLYRMMVLIRTYEETILREYHADKKPVFDIGAGLIPGEMHLSAGQEPVAAGVCAHLTADDAVTATHRPHHFAIAHGVDLDRMTAEIFGRVDGLGRGRGGHMHLFDPATHFSCSGIIAEGYPPAVGQALAFQRRGTDRVAVAVTGEGAANQGAFHEALNLASLWKLPVVFVVEDNDWGISVPRSASTCVTSNALRAAGYGIPGQRVEDNSVEAVHAVAGEAIARARAGEGPSLIEVHTLRLWGHFEGDAQGYRSDLEGVPGRDPLPTYEKELRAAGVLDDAAVSSIAEQARDRVEAAIAFAKRSPEPDPATALDFVFAQA; this is translated from the coding sequence ATGGAACCGGACGGCAGGCTGGGCCTGTACCGCATGATGGTCCTGATCCGCACCTACGAGGAGACCATCCTCCGCGAGTACCACGCGGACAAGAAACCCGTGTTCGACATCGGCGCCGGGCTCATCCCGGGCGAGATGCACCTCTCCGCCGGGCAGGAACCCGTCGCCGCCGGCGTGTGCGCGCACCTGACGGCCGACGACGCCGTCACCGCCACCCACCGGCCCCACCACTTCGCCATCGCGCACGGGGTGGACCTGGACAGGATGACGGCCGAGATCTTCGGCCGGGTGGACGGTCTCGGCCGCGGCCGGGGCGGGCACATGCACCTGTTCGACCCGGCGACGCACTTCTCGTGCTCGGGCATCATCGCCGAGGGCTACCCGCCCGCGGTGGGTCAGGCGCTGGCGTTCCAGCGGCGCGGCACCGACCGCGTCGCGGTCGCGGTCACCGGTGAGGGCGCGGCCAACCAGGGAGCCTTCCACGAGGCGCTCAACCTGGCGTCGCTGTGGAAGCTGCCGGTGGTGTTCGTGGTGGAGGACAACGACTGGGGCATCTCGGTCCCGCGCAGCGCGTCGACCTGCGTCACGTCGAACGCGCTCCGGGCCGCCGGGTACGGCATCCCCGGCCAGCGGGTCGAGGACAACTCGGTCGAGGCGGTGCACGCGGTCGCGGGCGAGGCGATCGCGCGCGCCCGCGCGGGCGAGGGGCCGAGCCTCATCGAAGTCCACACACTGCGCCTGTGGGGGCACTTCGAGGGCGACGCGCAGGGCTACCGGTCCGACCTCGAGGGCGTGCCGGGCCGGGACCCGCTGCCCACCTACGAGAAGGAGTTGCGTGCCGCCGGCGTCCTCGACGACGCCGCGGTGTCGTCGATCGCCGAGCAGGCCCGCGACCGCGTCGAGGCGGCGATCGCGTTCGCCAAGCGCAGCCCGGAACCCGACCCGGCCACCGCTCTCGACTTCGTGTTCGCGCAGGCCTGA
- a CDS encoding IclR family transcriptional regulator, which produces MTEAAPDGSGTRETVTAVLRACQLLGEFSPDRPVITLAELTAASGLNKPTVHRLMSSFVEAGWVHRDPAGAYRIRMPVFTIGAAALAEFDLRAAARPALEELAQRFGDTAFLMVPADAGAVCIDRVEGGKPLVLAAIGIGSVLPYHAAAAPVTMAAFDPDLRARVLAGPLPAFTPATHSDRDEFAAYLDQVRAEGVSVSRDDYLNGVSAVAAPVLGAGGTLVATLSLGGRSEDFTGPEGEQRATAVRAAAAALSQSVAAAGL; this is translated from the coding sequence GTGACCGAAGCGGCACCCGACGGGAGCGGCACCAGGGAGACCGTCACCGCGGTGCTGCGCGCGTGCCAGCTCCTCGGCGAGTTCAGCCCGGACCGGCCGGTGATCACGCTCGCCGAGCTCACGGCCGCGAGCGGGCTCAACAAGCCCACGGTGCACCGGCTGATGAGTTCGTTCGTCGAGGCCGGCTGGGTGCACCGGGACCCGGCCGGCGCCTACCGGATCCGGATGCCGGTGTTCACCATCGGCGCGGCGGCGCTCGCCGAGTTCGACCTGCGCGCCGCCGCGCGGCCGGCACTGGAGGAGCTCGCGCAGCGATTCGGCGACACCGCGTTCCTCATGGTGCCCGCCGACGCGGGCGCGGTGTGCATCGACCGCGTCGAGGGCGGCAAACCACTGGTGCTGGCGGCCATCGGGATCGGCTCGGTGCTGCCCTACCACGCCGCGGCCGCGCCGGTCACGATGGCGGCGTTCGACCCGGACCTCCGGGCGCGCGTGCTCGCCGGTCCGCTGCCCGCCTTCACCCCCGCGACGCACTCCGACCGCGACGAGTTCGCGGCCTACCTCGACCAGGTGCGGGCCGAAGGCGTTTCGGTCAGCCGGGACGACTACCTCAACGGGGTGTCCGCCGTCGCCGCACCGGTGCTCGGCGCGGGCGGAACCCTCGTGGCCACGCTCAGCCTCGGCGGCCGCAGCGAGGACTTCACCGGCCCCGAGGGCGAACAACGCGCCACGGCTGTCCGCGCCGCAGCGGCCGCGCTGAGCCAGTCGGTCGCCGCCGCGGGGCTGTGA
- a CDS encoding 3-isopropylmalate dehydratase large subunit produces the protein MAGTIAEKILARAAGRDTVRAGESLPVRPDYMIAYDFPGYTDVMFRQMHDDFGIGELAEPERYVVFIDHMLTKGNAKEQEVHQVTRDWCEFYGIELHEARGIGHQVMAELGYALPGNFLIHFDGHISGAGAFGALGWGVRRDLLEAWVSGQIFLDVPATTRFELTGDFAPGVDSRDLVHQIIADHGADGCAHQVMEYGGPGARAMSIDRRQGLCGMAMFTGAVSAVFEPDEAALAYARRVAKTDFTPQLPDAGAGYAAVHSYDLAAVRPRVVLPGSARSANTRDAAELAGTPVTKAFIGSCASGRIEDIRAAALVLDGRQVAPGVELNVVPTSDAVHRQAEDEGLFDVLRAAGAKIARSSCDFCFGYQKPLQDGENCISTGVLNISGRMGSTAANIYLGSAFTVAASAVAGSISTAGEVGRS, from the coding sequence GTGGCCGGCACGATCGCCGAGAAGATCCTGGCACGGGCGGCGGGACGGGACACCGTGCGCGCGGGCGAGAGCCTGCCGGTGCGGCCGGACTACATGATCGCCTACGACTTCCCCGGCTACACCGACGTGATGTTCCGCCAGATGCACGACGACTTCGGCATCGGCGAGCTGGCCGAGCCCGAGCGGTACGTCGTGTTCATCGACCACATGCTCACGAAGGGCAACGCGAAGGAGCAGGAGGTCCACCAGGTCACCCGCGACTGGTGCGAGTTCTACGGCATCGAACTGCACGAGGCGCGCGGCATCGGCCACCAGGTGATGGCCGAACTCGGGTACGCGCTGCCCGGCAACTTCCTCATCCACTTCGACGGGCACATCTCCGGCGCCGGTGCGTTCGGCGCGCTCGGCTGGGGTGTGCGCCGCGATCTGCTGGAGGCCTGGGTGTCCGGGCAGATCTTCCTCGACGTGCCCGCCACGACCCGGTTCGAGCTGACCGGTGACTTCGCGCCCGGGGTGGACAGCCGGGACCTCGTGCACCAGATCATCGCCGACCACGGCGCCGACGGCTGCGCGCACCAGGTGATGGAGTACGGCGGGCCCGGCGCCCGGGCGATGTCGATCGACCGCAGGCAGGGCCTGTGCGGCATGGCGATGTTCACCGGCGCGGTGTCGGCGGTGTTCGAACCGGACGAGGCCGCACTCGCCTACGCGCGCCGCGTGGCGAAGACCGACTTCACCCCGCAGCTACCGGACGCGGGCGCCGGCTACGCGGCCGTGCACTCCTACGACCTCGCCGCGGTGCGGCCCCGGGTCGTGCTGCCGGGGTCGGCCCGCTCGGCCAACACGCGCGATGCCGCCGAACTCGCCGGAACCCCGGTGACCAAGGCGTTCATCGGCTCCTGCGCCAGCGGCCGCATCGAGGACATCCGGGCCGCCGCGCTCGTGCTCGACGGACGGCAGGTCGCGCCGGGGGTGGAGCTCAACGTCGTGCCGACGTCCGACGCCGTGCACCGCCAGGCGGAGGACGAGGGGCTGTTCGACGTACTGCGCGCCGCGGGCGCGAAGATCGCCCGGTCCAGCTGCGACTTCTGCTTCGGCTACCAGAAACCGTTGCAGGACGGGGAAAACTGCATTTCCACCGGGGTGCTCAACATCTCCGGCCGGATGGGCAGCACGGCGGCCAACATCTACCTGGGTTCCGCCTTCACCGTCGCGGCGAGCGCCGTGGCGGGCAGCATCAGTACGGCCGGGGAGGTGGGGCGCTCATGA
- a CDS encoding 3-isopropylmalate dehydratase — MSAARDYPPPPDVIRGRVAWVFGDDFDIDLVIGVENIKSYDAEFLRSKVMRAYDPGFADRVRPGDVIVGGRNFGYGHPHYPPMVALRDLGIAAVLAGSFSPGFWRGETYNGVPLVTVPGIAAAVATGDPVAVDWRAATVSLGDGRVLRGTPPSDRVVRVIEAGGSLKLLLAEHART, encoded by the coding sequence ATGAGCGCGGCACGGGACTACCCGCCACCGCCGGACGTCATCCGCGGCCGGGTCGCGTGGGTCTTCGGTGACGACTTCGACATCGACCTGGTGATCGGTGTCGAGAACATCAAGTCCTACGACGCGGAGTTCCTGCGGAGCAAGGTGATGCGGGCCTACGACCCCGGCTTCGCCGACCGGGTCCGGCCCGGCGACGTCATCGTCGGCGGCCGGAACTTCGGGTACGGCCACCCGCACTACCCGCCCATGGTCGCGCTGCGCGACCTCGGCATCGCCGCGGTCCTCGCCGGGTCCTTCTCGCCCGGGTTCTGGCGCGGCGAAACCTACAACGGGGTCCCGCTGGTCACCGTCCCCGGGATCGCCGCAGCCGTCGCGACCGGCGACCCGGTGGCCGTCGACTGGCGCGCGGCCACCGTGTCCCTCGGCGACGGCCGCGTCCTGCGGGGCACGCCACCCAGCGACCGGGTCGTGCGGGTGATCGAGGCGGGCGGCTCGCTCAAGCTGCTGCTCGCCGAGCACGCCCGCACCTGA